A window from Equus caballus isolate H_3958 breed thoroughbred chromosome 8, TB-T2T, whole genome shotgun sequence encodes these proteins:
- the ZNF280B gene encoding zinc finger protein 280B: MEQPCTLCKEEQEPEPQKSIEETKQVDDEDAELIFVGVEHEDAELIFVGVTSNSKPVVSNILNRVTPGSCSRRKKYGHLRKDTAHKLQPVSHVTPTSETVTVLPLSESESRSTDSPVIIEPLSKPNYKNNSPQVVPNSSSELCSPLITFASSLQHQVGAALSVGGMNKSLCVSKRHSTSEVNSINSKRPKLSDGIIGGHSSASSPSGIFHTITTQQSTPSNGVHTSLSHVQDGAPFSTAFPKDNVLFKPVNPVRENRLEETDFLSLASENKTVDPKKGNLIVLLQDFYYGQHKGDEQPEQKTHTTFKCLSCLKVLKNVKFMNHMKHHLELEKQKGDSWENHTTCQHCHRQFPTPFQLQCHIESVHTTQEPSTVCKICELSFETDQVLLQHMKDNHKPGEMPYVCQVCNYRSSAFADVETHFRTCHENTKNLLCPFCLKIFKTATPYMCHYRGHWEKSVHQCSKCRLQFLTFKEKMEHKTQCHQMFKKPKQLEGLPPDTKVVIQVSLGPLQPGSVKVASVTVSTSDSEPSPSRSKSRSSKNLR, translated from the coding sequence atggaacaaCCATGTACGTTATGTAAGGAAGAACAAGAGCCAGAACCACAGAAGAGCATAGAAGAAACCAAACAAGTAGATGATGAAGATGCTGAGCTGATCTTTGTTGGGGTGGAACATGAAGATGCTGAGCTGATCTTTGTTGGGGTGACTTCAAATTCAAAACCAGTCGTTTCAAACATTTTGAACAGAGTCACCCCAGGTTCATGTTCAAGGAGAAAAAAGTATGGTCACCTTAGAAAAGATACTGCTCACAAATTGCAGCCTGTAAGTCATGTGACCCCTACATCAGAAACAGTGACTGTCTTGCCACTTTCAGAATCTGAATCTAGATCAACAGATAGTCCTGTTATTATTGAGCCTTTGTCTAAacctaattataaaaataattcaccACAAGTCGTGCCTAATAGCTCTTCAGAGTTATGTTCTCCTTTGATTACCTTCGCAAGTTCGTTGCAGCATCAGGTAGGAGCAGCACTTTCTGTAGGAGGTATGAATAAAAGTCTTTGCGTATCAAAGCGGCATTCCACTTCTGAAGTAAACAGCATAAATTCCAAAAGGCCTAAACTCAGTGATGGAATCATAGGGGGACATTCTTCAGCCTCGTCCCCGTCAGGTATCTTTCATACAATTACTACTCAGCAAAGCACACCCTCAAATGGTGTTCATACCTCATTAAGCCATGTTCAGGATGGAGCACCTTTTTCAACAGCTTTTCCAAAGGATAATGTCCTTTTCAAGCCTGTAAATCCCGTTAGGGAAAATAGACTGGAAGAAACAGACTTTTTGAGTCTCGCAAGTGAAAACAAGACTGTTGATCCCAAGAAAGGAAATCTGATTGTGTTACTTCAGGACTTTTACTACGGACAACATAAAGGAGACGAGCAGCCAGAACAGAAGACTCACACAACTTTTAAATGCCTCAGCTGCTTAAAAGTTCTAAAAAATGTCAAGTTTATGAATCATATGAAGCACCATTTGGAACTTGAGAAGCAGAAGGGTGACAGCTGGGAAAACCACACCACCTGCCAGCATTGCCATCGGCAGTTTCCCACTCCCTTCCAGCTGCAATGTCACATTGAAAGTGTGCACACTACCCAGGAGCCCTCCACTGTCTGTAAAATTTGTGAATTGTCATTTGAAACAGATCAGGTTCTCTTACAGCACATGAAGGACAATCATAAGCCTGGCGAAATGCCCTATGTGTGCCAAGTTTGCAATTACAGATCGTCGGCCTTTGCTGATGTGGAAACACATTTCAGAACATGCCATGAAAACACTAAGAATTTGCTTTGTCCGTTTTGtctcaaaattttcaaaactgcAACACCATACATGTGTCATTATAGAGGACACTGGGAAAAGAGTGTTCACCAGTGTTCCAAGTGCCGGCTACAGTTTTtgactttcaaagaaaaaatggagCACAAGACCCAATGTCATCAAATGTTTAAGAAGCCTAAGCAACTGGAAGGATTGCCTCCTGATACAAAAGTTGTTATTCAAGTGTCACTGGGACCTCTTCAACCAGGATCAGTGAAAGTAGCATCTGTTACTGTGAGCACATCTGATTCTGAACCATCACCCTCCAGGTCTAAAAGTAGAAGTTCAAAAAACCTCCGTTAA